A stretch of the Aphis gossypii isolate Hap1 chromosome 2, ASM2018417v2, whole genome shotgun sequence genome encodes the following:
- the LOC114121825 gene encoding uncharacterized protein LOC114121825, which yields MSSSDENKYCLCKNKKKNKCNNSKQQQPATSFEANYDYSTASTSDFQFEHPSSPEDASCKHIRNMTFLKNSYKNVPAPSEQFLMGVNCAVIKLLQEIEDNQKSCVKTTTNRQASKQRRHKS from the exons ATGTCATCGTCtgatgaaaacaaatattgtttgtgtaaaaataaaaaaaaaaataaatgtaataactcaAAACAGCAGCAACCAGCTACTTCATTTGAGGCTAATTATGACTATAGTACCGCCTCTACTTctgattttcaatttgaaCATCCGTCTAGTCCAGAAGATGCCAGTTGTAAACATATAAG AAACAtgacttttttgaaaaattcatataaaaatgttcccGCGCCATCCGAACAGTTTCTTATGGGGGTAAATTGTGCGGTAATCAAACTATTGCAAGAAATCGAAGATAACCAAAAATCATGtgtaaaaacaacaacaaatagACAAGCTTCAAAACAACGAAGACATAAATCATAG